In Oryza sativa Japonica Group chromosome 2, ASM3414082v1, the following are encoded in one genomic region:
- the LOC4330683 gene encoding chaperone protein dnaJ 16, whose protein sequence is MAGSKFGSFKSEKGSSAGAAAGAGAAAQRRDPYEVLGVGRNATEQEIKSAFRRMALKYHPDKNADDPVASDKFQEATFSYNILSDPDKRRQYDSSGFEAIEADSQELELDLSSLNTVNTVFAALFSKLGVPIKTTVSATVLEEALNGSVGISQLELGQSVFRKVEKQSAHFYSVDITDKEAKMGLVCRVQSTAKSKFKLLYFEPEENGGLSLALQEDSVKTGKVTSAGMFFLGFPVYRFEQNNSVAAAKDPDSAFFKRLDGFQPCEVNELKAGTHFFAVYGDNFFKSATYNIEVVCAEPFSTEKEKLRCVEAKILAKRSELSKFESEYREVLAKFTEMTSRYAQEMQTIDELLKERNAIHASYTNNTTLQRSSSSNKGKTSSKESKSDDDQTVKKEKKSKSKSMEGSRSDDDGPRKEKKPKERLRRKKWFNIHLKVDKRRPC, encoded by the exons ATGGCGGGGTCGAAGTTTGGGTCGTTCAAGTCGGAGAAGGGGAgctcggcgggggcggcggcgggggccggagcggcggcgcagagGAGGGACCCATACGAGGTGCTTGGGGTGGGGCGTAATGCCACCGAGCAGGAGATCAAGAGCGCCTTCCGCCGCATGGCCCTCAA GTACCATCCAGACAAGAATGCAGACGACCCTGTTGCCTCGGACAAGTTTCAAGAAGCCACATTCTCTTACAACATACTGTCAGATCCCGATAAGAGGCGGCAGTATGATTCCTCGGGATTCGAG GCCATTGAAGCAGATAGTCAGGAACTGGAGTTGGACCTGTCAAGTCTGAACACTGTAAATACAGTGTTTGCTGCCCTGTTTAG CAAGCTAGGTGTACCAATCAAGACCACAGTTTCTGCAACAGTTTTAGAGGAAGCATTGAATGGGTCGGTGGGAATTTCCCAACTCGAGCTTGGCCAGTCCGTCTTTAGGAAG GTGGAAAAGCAATCAGCTCACTTTTATTCTGTGGACATAACAGATAAAGAAGCCAAAATGGGGTTAGTGTGTAGAGTTCAATCAACTGCTAAAAGTAAATTCAAG TTGCTATATTTCGAGCCTGAAGAAAATGGTGGGTTAAGCCTTGCTTTACAG GAAGACAGTGTAAAGACAGGGAAAGTTACTTCTGCTGGAATGTTCTTTCTTGGCTTTCCAGTCTATCGCTTTGAACAAAATAATTCA GTTGCTGCTGCAAAGGATCCTGATAGTGCATTCTTTAAAAGATTGGATGGCTTTCAACCATGTGAAGTAAATGAACTAAAAGCAGGGACCCATTTTTTTGCTGTCTATG GTGATAATTTCTTCAAGAGTGCAACCTATAATATAGAGGTTGTATGTGCTGAACCCTTTTCTACTGAAAAGGAGAAACTACGATGCGTGGAGGCAAAGATACTTGCAAAACGATCTGAGCTGTCTAAATTTGAGTCTGAGTATAGAGAG GTCTTAGCGAAGTTCACCGAGATGACCAGCAGATACGCTCAAGAAATGCAGACG ATCGACGAGCTTCTCAAGGAAAGGAATGCAATTCATGCATCCTACACCAACAACACAACTCTGCAACGGAGTTCCAGTAGCAACAAAGGGAAAACATCCTCTAAAGAGTCCAAAAGTGATGATGACCAAACtgtgaaaaaggaaaagaaatcgAAGAGCAAGTCCATGGAGGGATCCAGAAGTGATGATGATGGTcctagaaaggaaaagaaacctAAGGAACGACTTCGAAGGAAGAAATGGTTCAacatccatttgaaagtagacaAGAGAAGACCCTGCTGA
- the LOC4330684 gene encoding peroxidase 31, translating into MRPSFLLLLVVFAGVLAGGARAGPPLAGENLPGQLLPGEKPPGQPLPGQPLPGQPLPGQSLPGQPLPGQPLPGQSLPGQPLVGEKPPGQPLPGQPLPGQSLPGQPLPGQPLVGEKPPGQPLVPGQPLVGEKPPGQPLGGDKLSPDYYAQTCPRAERIVAEVVQSKQMANPTTAAGVLRLFFHDCFVSGCDASVLVAATAFEKSEQSAEINHSLPGDAFDAVVRAKLALELECPEVVSCADILALAARVLITMTGGPRYPISFGRKDSLTSSPTAPDKEMPQSNFTMDQVIKLFQDKGFTVQEMVALSGGHTLGFSHCKEFAQRIYDYQGKPGNVDPTMNPVLSKGLQTACKEYLKDPTIAAFNDVMTPGKFDNMYFVNLERGLGLLATDEEMWSDKRTQPFVKLYASNPTAFFDDFSRAIDKLSLFGVKTGAAGEIRRRCDTYNHGPMPK; encoded by the coding sequence atgcGTCcgtccttcctcctcctcctcgtcgtgttTGCCGGCGTCTTGGCCGGCGGGGCGCGCGCGGGGCCGCCGTTGGCGGGCGAGAATCTGCCGGGGCAGCTGTTGCCGGGCGAGAAGCCGCCGGGGCAGCCGTTGCCGGGGCAGCCGTTGCCGGGGCAACCGTTGCCAGGGCAATCGTTGCCGGGGCAGCCGTTGCCGGGGCAGCCGTTGCCAGGGCAATCGTTGCCGGGGCAGCCTTTGGTGGGCGAGAAGCCGCCGGGGCAACCGTTGCCGGGGCAGCCGTTGCCAGGGCAATCGTTGCCGGGGCAGCCGTTGCCGGGGCAGCCGTTGGTGGGCGAGAAGCCGCCGGGGCAGCCGTTGGTGCCGGGGCAGCCGTTGGTGGGCGAGAAGCCGCCGGGGCAGCCGTTGGGGGGCGACAAGCTGTCGCCGGATTACTACGCCCAGACGTGCCCGCGCGCGGAGCGGATCGTCGCGGAGGTGGTCCAGTCGAAGCAGATGGCGaacccgacgacggcggccggggtgctccgcctcttcttccacgactgcttcgtcagCGGGTGCGACGCGTCGGTGCTGGTGGCGGCCACGGCGTTCGAGAAGTCGGAGCAGAGCGCGGAGATCAACCACTCGCTGCCGGGCGACGCGTTCGACGCCGTGGTGCGCGCCAAGCTCGCCCTGGAGCTCGAGTGCCCCGAGGTGGTGTCGTGCGCCGACATCCTGGCGCTGGCGGCGCGCGTGCTCATCACCATGACCGGCGGCCCACGCTACCCGATCTCCTTCGGCCGCAAGGACTCGCTgacgtcgtcgccgacggcgccCGACAAGGAGATGCCGCAGTCCAACTTCACCATGGACCAGGTGATCAAGTTGTTCCAGGACAAGGGTTTCACGGTGCAGGAGATGGTGGCGCTGTCCGGCGGCCACACGCTGGGATTCTCGCACTGCAAGGAGTTCGCGCAGAGGATCTACGACTACCAGGGGAAGCCCGGGAACGTGGACCCGACGATGAACCCGGTGCTGAGCAAGGGCTTGCAGACGGCGTGCAAGGAGTACCTCAAGGACCCGACGATCGCGGCGTTCAACGACGTGATGACGCCCGGGAAGTTCGACAACATGTACTTCGTGAACCTGGAGCGAGGGCTCGGCCTCCTCGCCACGGACGAGGAGATGTGGTCGGACAAGCGCACCCAGCCGTTCGTGAAGCTCTACGCGTCCAACCCCACCGCCTTCTTCGACGACTTCTCCCGCGCCATCGACAAGCTCAGCCTCTTCGGCGTCAagaccggcgccgccggcgagatcaGGCGGCGCTGCGACACCTACAACCACGGGCCCATGCCCAAGTga
- the LOC4330685 gene encoding alpha-mannosidase I MNS5 yields the protein MRPPPRPRRPVPARLVAAAVLLSALAGGAAAGAAIAGDGYGRGRRLYMRNKVLEMFYHAYDNYMTYAFPHDELKPLTKSFTDSLSELGNLNLEHLPNDYNGSALTLVESLSSLVVLGNLTEFERGVLWLSENLTFDVDARINLFECNIRLLGGLISGHILAKEHSSHLKDGPYQDQLLHLAENLGSRFLPAFETPTGLPYAWINLKYGVMENETTETSTSGCGSLILEMGALSRLTGDSRYEAAALRALRKLWSMRSSLNLVGTTLDVLTGKWIEYSSGIGAGVDSFYEYLIKAYVLFGSEEYWDMFHSAYLAVQKYFRHGPWYHEADMRTGEATHWQLTSLQAFWPGLQTLLGDVAAANISHREFYNVWQRFGVLPERYLLDFGMLHPTEKYYPLRPEFAESTFYLYQATKDPWYLEVGEAIIGSLNYYTKVDGGFASVRDVSTMKLEDHQHSFFLSETCKYLFLLYDDSFLRNQNYIFTTEGHPLPIRSTWHEIIPTTHVPSNWTFVKDDSQPFRVSALSSQVCPETIFRQSVGSPWESACHVPDVLPTHRCRTDDDCGVEAVSCRRRTCSMAGYCGLWLGVY from the exons ATGCGacctcctccccggccgcgccgcccagTGCCGGCGCGGCTCGTCGCCGCTGCGGTCCTCCTCTCGGCTCTCGCCGGGGGAGCCGCGGcgggcgccgccatcgccggcgatgGGTACGGGCGCGGCAGGAGGCTGTACATGAGGAACAAGGTCCTGGAGAT GTTTTACCATGCTTATGACAACTATATGACTTATGCATTTCCA CATGATGAATTGAAGCCTCTAACCAAAAGTTTCACTGACTCCCTTAGTGAGCTTGGCAACCTAAAT CTTGAACATTTGCCAAATGATTACAATGGATCTGCACTTACACTAGTCGAATCGTTGTCAAG TCTTGTTGTCTTAGGTAACCTCACGGAGTTTGAAAGAGGAGTTCTCTGGCTTTCAGAGAACCTAACATTTGATGTTGATGCTCGAATAAATCTTTTTGAG TGCAACATAAGACTTCTTGGGGGGCTTATTTCTGGTCATATTCTTGCAAAGGAGCACAGCAGTCATCTTAAAGATGGACCATATCAGGACCAGTTACTACATCTTGCTGAAAATTTAGGAAGTCGTTTTCTACCAGCTTTTGAGACACCTACTGGATTGCCATACGCATGGATCAATCTTAAG TATGGAGTGATGGAAAATGAAACAACTGAGACAAGCACATCAGGGTGTG GTTCTCTGATTCTTGAAATGGGTGCATTATCACGTTTGACGGGTGATTCTAGATATGAGGCTGCAGCTCTTCGTGCTCTTCGTAAGTTGTGGAGCATGAGAAGTTCACTAAATCTTGTAGGCACAACCCTTGATGTCTTGACTGGCAAGTGGATTGAATATTCGTCAGGCATTGGTGCTG GAGTTGATTCATTTTATGAGTATTTGATTAAAGCGTATGTTCTTTTCGGAAGCGAAGAATACTGGGATATGTTTCATTCAGCTTACCTTGCAGTGCAGAAGTATTTCCGACATGGCCCATG GTATCATGAGGCTGATATGAGGACCGGAGAAGCAACACACTGGCAACTAACTAGCCTTCAAGCCTTCTGGCCAGGTCTTCAG ACACTTCTAGGAGATGTTGCTGCTGCAAATATATCACATCGTGAATTTTACAATGTATGGCAAAGGTTTGGTGTTCTGCCGGAAAG ATATCTTTTGGACTTCGGAATGTTGCATCCTACAGAGAAGTATTATCCTTTACGTCCAGAGTTTGCTGAGTCTACATTTTATCTTTATCAAGCAACTAAAG ATCCTTGGTATCTAGAAGTTGGTGAAGCTATCATTGGATCCCTTAATTACTATACTAAAGTGGATGGAGGTTTTGCTAGTGTCAGGGATGTTTCGACAATGAAACTTGAAGATCATCAACATAGCTTCTTTCTTTCAGAAAC CTGCAAATATCTTTTTCTTCTCTACGATGATTCATTCTTGAGGAaccaaaattacatatttacCACGGAGGGTCACCCCCTTCCAATAAGGAGCACATGGCACGAGATAATCCCGACAACGCATGTTCCCAGCAACTGGACATTCGTTAAG GATGACAGCCAACCCTTCCGTGTGAGCGCATTGTCGTCTCAAGTTTGTCCAGAAACGATTTTCCGGCAAAGCGTTGGCTCCCCGTGGGAGAGTGCATGCCATGTACCAGACGTGTTACCTACCCACAGATGCAGGACCGATGATGACTGTGGAGTGGAGGCCGTATCATGCAGGAGAAGAACTTGCAGTATGGCTGGCTACTGCGGCTTGTGGCTGGGGgtttattag